Proteins encoded by one window of Arabidopsis thaliana chromosome 2, partial sequence:
- the PIP5K5 gene encoding phosphatidylinositol- 4-phosphate 5-kinase 5 (phosphatidylinositol- 4-phosphate 5-kinase 5 (PIP5K5); CONTAINS InterPro DOMAIN/s: Phosphatidylinositol-4-phosphate 5-kinase, core, subgroup (InterPro:IPR016034), Phosphatidylinositol-4-phosphate 5-kinase, plant (InterPro:IPR017163), MORN motif (InterPro:IPR003409), Phosphatidylinositol-4-phosphate 5-kinase, core (InterPro:IPR002498); BEST Arabidopsis thaliana protein match is: phosphatidyl inositol monophosphate 5 kinase 4 (TAIR:AT3G56960.1); Has 28370 Blast hits to 7831 proteins in 606 species: Archae - 2; Bacteria - 4383; Metazoa - 4412; Fungi - 450; Plants - 2408; Viruses - 2; Other Eukaryotes - 16713 (source: NCBI BLink).), producing the protein MSKDQSYVLKAWEVTVRKTQQAKKRANSVFGTVSVAPHTDNDTTTDDNDDETTTNRSSLEEFYHAERVLPNGDYYTGQWYDSFPHGHGKYLWTDGCMYIGDWYNGKTMGNGKFGWPSGATYEGEFKSGYMDGIGTYTGPSGDAYKGQWVMNLKHGHGVKSFANGDAYDGEWRRGLQEGQGKYQWSDGSYYIGEWKNGTICGKGSFVWTNGNRYDGFWDEGFPRGNGTFKWDNGSFYVGHWSKDPEEMNGTYYPSGNEGNLEWDPKDLFNNLSEYTICSGERVPTLPSQKKLSVWNSSKRIEKPRRTSVDGRVSVGVDRAFEKMNMWGNEIGEGGADMRKELDAELMRLDAEGLQSLKSSPVPMKLPKAGRKQGETISKGHRNYELMLNLQLGIRHSVGRQAPAASLDLKPSAFDPKDKIWRRFPREGTKYTPPHQSTEFKWKDYCPLVFRSLRKLFKVDPADYMLSICGNDALRELSSPGKSGSFFYLTNDDRYMIKTMKKSETKVLLGMLAAYYNHVRAFENSLVIRFFGLHCVKLNGPTQKKVRFVIMGNLFCSKYSVHRRFDLKGSSLGRTTDKPESEIDSNTILKDLDLNFIFRLQKAWYQEFIRQIDKDCEFLEQERIMDYSLLVGIHFREASVAGELIPSGARTPIGESEEESGPRLSRAEVDELLSDPSRWASIRLGTNMPARAERTMRKNDSELQLVGEPTGEFYEVVMIFGIIDILQDYDISKKLEHAYKSIQYDPSSISAVDPRQYSRRFRDFIFKVFTDDN; encoded by the exons ATGAGCAAGGACCAAAGCTATGTTCTAAAAGCATGGGAGGTGACCGTGCGAAAGACTCAGCAAGCGAAGAAGCGGGCTAATAGCGTTTTTGGAACAGTATCGGTAGCTCCACATACAGATAATGATACTACAACTGATGATAATGACGATGAGACCACCACTAACAGGAGCAGCTTAGAGGAATTCTACCATGCCGAGAGAGTGCTTCCCAATGGGGACTACTACACGGGGCAATGGTATGATAGTTTTCCTCATGGCCATGGGAAATACCTCTGGACAGACGGCTGCATGTACATCGGTGACTGGTACAATGGGAAAACCATGGGGAATGGAAAGTTTGGGTGGCCATCTGGTGCCACATACGAAGGAGAGTTTAAAAGTGGTTACATGGATGGTATTGGGACATACACGGGTCCGAGTGGAGATGCTTATAAAGGTCAGTGGGTGATGAACCTGAAGCATGGACATGGCGTCAAGAGTTTTGCAAATGGAGATGCCTATGATGGTGAATGGAGGAGAGGTTTGCAAGAAGGTCAAGGAAAGTACCAATGGAGCGATGGGAGTTATTACATCGGCGAATGGAAGAATGGTACGATCTGTGGCAAAGGGAGTTTTGTTTGGACAAATGGAAATAGATACGACGGGTTTTGGGATGAAGGGTTCCCCAGAGGGAATGGGACCTTCAAATGGGATAATGGGAGTTTCTATGTTGGCCATTGGTCTAAGGATCCAGAGGAAATGAATGGTACATATTATCCGTCAGGAAATGAAGGGAATCTTGAATGGGATCCTAAAGATTTGTTTAATAATCTAAGTGAGTACACGATCTGCAGCGGCGAGAGGGTTCCTACATTGCCTTCACAGAAGAAACTATCTGTTTGGAACTCTTCCAAGCGGATAGAGAAACCTAGGAGGACGTCAGTTGATGGGAGAGTAAGTGTGGGCGTTGATAGAGCGTTTGAGAAGATGAATATGTGGGGGAACGAAATCGGTGAAGGAGGTGCTGATATGAGGAAGGAGTTGGATGCAGAGTTGATGAGATTGGACGCTGAAGGTCTTCAGAGCCTGAAATCGAGCCCTGTTCCTATGAAACTGCCAAAGGCAGGGAGGAAGCAAGGGGAGACGATATCCAAAGGCCATCGCAATTACGAGCTTATGCTTAATCTACAGTTAGGAATCag GCATTCTGTCGGAAGACAAGCTCCAGCGGCATCTCTTGATCTGAAGCCTTCAGCTTTCGATCCAAAAGATAAGATATGGAGGAGGTTTCCGCGCGAAGGAACCAAGTACACACCTCCACATCAATCTACTGAATTCAAATGGAAAGATTATTGCCCACTAGTTTTCAG GAGCTTGAGGAAGCTATTCAAAGTAGACCCAGCTGATTACATGTTATCGATCTGTGGGAATGATGCCCTTCGAGAACTATCATCCCCTGGAAAAAGTgggagttttttttatttaacaaacGATGATCGTTACATGataaaaacaatgaagaagtCGGAAACAAAA GTGCTTCTGGGGATGCTTGCAGCATATTATAACCATGTTCGAGCATTTGAGAACTCTTTGGTAATCAGATTCTTTGGTCTACACTGTGTGAAATTGAATGGACCAACCCAAAAGAAG GTCCGATTCGTCATTATGGGTAATCTGTTTTGTTCTAAGTACTCTGTTCACAGACGCTTTGATCTAAAAGGATCTTCTCTTGGCCGTACAACTGACAAACCTGAATCAGAAATCGATTCAAACACGATCTTAAAAGACCTCGACCTGAATTTCATTTTCAGATTGCAGAAAGCATGGTACCAAGAATTCATCAG GCAAATCGATAAAGACTGCGAGTTTCTAGAACAGGAGAGAATCATGGATTACAGTCTTCTAGTTGGGATTCACTTCAGAGAAGCTTCTGTCGCTGGAGAGCTGATTCCTTCTGGAGCTCGAACGCCCATTG gtgaatcagaagaagaatcaggCCCTCGTCTTTCTAGAGCAGAGGTTGATGAGCTTCTTTCAGATCCCTCAAG GTGGGCAAGTATTAGATTGGGGACAAACATGCCAGCACGTGCAGAGAGAACGATGAGAAAAAACGACAGCGAGCTGCAGCTTGTGGGAGAGCCTACAGGAGAGTTCTACGAAGTGGTGATGATATTTGGTATAATTGACATTCTTCAGGATTATGATATCAGCAAGAAGCTTGAACACGCTTACAAGAGCATACAGTATGATCCTTCCTCTATATCTGCGGTTGATCCGAGACAATACTCTAGGCGTTTCCGTGACTTTATCTTCAAGGTCTTCACAGATGACAATTGA
- the GLU2 gene encoding glutamate synthase 2 (glutamate synthase 2 (GLU2); FUNCTIONS IN: glutamate synthase (ferredoxin) activity; INVOLVED IN: oxidation reduction, nitrogen compound metabolic process, glutamate biosynthetic process, metabolic process; LOCATED IN: chloroplast, chloroplast envelope; EXPRESSED IN: 24 plant structures; EXPRESSED DURING: 13 growth stages; CONTAINS InterPro DOMAIN/s: Glutamine amidotransferase, class-II (InterPro:IPR000583), Glutamate synthase, alpha subunit, C-terminal (InterPro:IPR002489), Aldolase-type TIM barrel (InterPro:IPR013785), Glutamate synthase, central-N (InterPro:IPR006982), Glutamate synthase, central-C (InterPro:IPR002932), Glutamine amidotransferase, type II (InterPro:IPR017932); BEST Arabidopsis thaliana protein match is: glutamate synthase 1 (TAIR:AT5G04140.1); Has 17295 Blast hits to 17192 proteins in 1999 species: Archae - 278; Bacteria - 5572; Metazoa - 117; Fungi - 161; Plants - 174; Viruses - 0; Other Eukaryotes - 10993 (source: NCBI BLink).) codes for MALQSPGATGASSSVSRLLSSAKLSSTKTIFSVDFVRSYCISKGTKRRNELSGFRGYSPLLKSSLRSPFSVKAILNSDRAAGDASSSFSDLKPQVAYLEDIISERGACGVGFIANLENKATHKIVNDALIALGCMEHRGGCGSDNTSGDGSGLMTSIPWDLFNEWAEKQGIASFDRTHTGVGMLFLPRDDNIRKEAKKVITSIFEKEGLEVLGWRDVPVEASIVGHNAKQTMPNTEQVFVRIVKDDKVDDVERELYICRKLIERAVASESWASELYFSSLSNQTIVYKGMLRSEVLGLFYPDLQNDLYKSPFAIYHRRFSTNTSPRWHLAQPMRFLGHNGEINTIQGNLNWMTSREASLRSPVWHGRENDIRPISNPKASDSANLDSAAELLIRSGRTPEESLMILVPEAYKNHPTLMIKYPEAVDFYDYYKGQMEPWDGPALVLFSDGKTVGACLDRNGLRPARYWRTSDNVVYVASEVGVLPMDESKVTMKGRLGPGMMISVDLENGQVYENTEVKKRVASYNPYGKWVSENLRNLKPSNYLSSAILETDETLRRQQAFGYSSEDVQMVIESMAAQGKEPTFCMGDDTPVAVLSQKPHMLYDYFKQRFAQVTNPAIDPLREGLVMSLEVNIGKRGNILEVGPQNVSQVVLSGPVLNERELEGLLGDPLLKSQILPTFFDIRRGIEGSLKKGLLKLCEAADEAVRNGSQVLVLSDRSDNPEPTRPAIPMLLAVGAVHQHLIQNGLRMSASIIADTAQCFSTHHFACLIGYGASAICPHLALETCRQWRLSNKTVNMMRNGKMPTVTMEQAQKNYRKAVNTGLLKVLSKMGISLFSSYCGAQIFEIYGLGNEVVEFSFRGSASQIGGLTLDELARETLTFWVRAFSEDTAKRLENFGFIQFRPGGEYHGNNPEMSKLLHKAVREKSETAYAVYQQHLANRPITVFRDLLEFKSDRNPIPVGKVEPASSIVERFCTGGMSLGAISRETHETIAIAMNRLGGKSNSGEGGEDPIRWKPLTDVVDGYSSTLPHLKGLRNGDTATSAIKQVASGRFGVTPTFLVNADQLEIKVAQGAKPGEGGQLPGKKVSAYIARLRNSKPGVPLISPPPHHDIYSIEDLAQLIFDLHQVNPKAKVSVKLVSETGIGTVASGVAKANADIIQISGYDGGTGASPISSIKHAGGPWELGLAETQKTLIGNGLRERVIIRVDGGFKSGVDVLIAAAMGADEYGFGTLAMIATGCIMARICHTNNCPVGVASQREELRARFPGLPGDLVNFFLYIAEEVRGILAQLGYEKLDDIIGRTDLLKARDISLVKTHLDLSYLLSSVGLPKRSSTSIRKQEVHSNGPVLDDTLLQDPEIMDAIENEKTVHKTMSIYNVDRSVCGRIAGVIAKKYGDTGFAGQLNLTFTGSAGQSFACFLTPGMNIRLVGEANDYVGKGMAGGEVVILPVESTGFRPEDATIVGNTCLYGATGGLLFVRGKAGERFAVRNSLAQAVVEGTGDHCCEYMTGGCVVILGKVGRNVAAGMTGGLAYILDEDNTLLPKMNKEIVKIQRVTSPVGQTQLKSLIQAHVEKTGSSKGAMIVEEWDKYLAMFWQLVPPSEEDTPEANSDHILKTTTGDEEQVSSTLAEK; via the exons ATGGCTCTACAGTCTCCCGGAGCTACCGGAGCTTCATCTTCCGTTTCCCGGCTTCTCTCTTCCGCGAAATTAAGCTCTACTAAGACTATCTTCTCTGTTGACTTCGTCAGATCCTACTGTATTTCTAAAGGAACCAAACGGCGTAACGAACTCTCCGGCTTTCGCGGCTACAGTCCACTGCTCAAGTCCTCGCTGAGGTCTCCGTTTTCGGTGAAAGCGATCCTTAATTCTGACCGAGCCGCTGGTGATGCATCGTCTTCCTTTTCTGATCTGAAACCTCAG GTGGCTTATTTGGAAGATATAATATCGGAAAGGGGAGCATGTGGTGTTGGGTTTATTGCAAACTTGGAGAATAAGGCTACACATAAGATTGTAAATGATGCTCTTATAGCACTTGGTTGTATGGAACACAGGGGAGGTTGTGGTTCTGATAATACTTCTGGTGATGGTTCTGGTTTGATGACTTCCATTCCTTGGGATCTATTTAACGAATGGGCTGAGAAGCAAGGAATCGCTTCTTTTGATAGGACGCATACGGGTGTTGGAATGCTGTTCCTACCGAGAGATGACAACATTAGGAAAGAAGCCAAGAAAG TGATTACAAGTATTTTTGAGAAAGAGGGCCTGGAGGTGCTTGGATGGAGAGATGTTCCTGTGGAAGCGTCCATTGTTGGCCATAATGCAAAACAGACGATGCCAAACACGGAACAGGTCTTTGTTAGAATTGTCAAAGACGATAAAGTAGACGACGTTGAACGAGAACTTTACATTTGCAGGAAGCTGATCGAAAGAGCAGTTGCTTCTGAAAGTTGGGCCTCTGAGCTCTACTTTAGCTCCTTGTCCAATCAGACCATTGTTTACAAGGGAATGCTTCGTTCTGAAGTTCTTGGGTTATTTTACCCCGACCTTCAAAATGATCTTTATAAATCTCCTTTCGCCATCTATCATCGAAGATTTAGCACAAATACTAGTCCCAGATGGCATCTTGCTCAGCCCATGAGGTTTCTTGGGCACAATGGGGAGATCAATACCATACAG GGGAACCTAAACTGGATGACGTCTCGAGAAGCATCTCTAAGATCACCTGTCTGGCATGGACGTGAAAATGACATTCGTCCAATTAGCAATCCAAAGGCTTCAGACTCTGCTAACCTTGACAGTGCGGCGGAG CTATTGATAAGAAGTGGCCGGACTCCAGAGGAATCTCTTATGATTCTTGTCCCAGAGGCGTATAAAAATCACCCGACTTTAATGATTAAATACCCTGAG GCTGTAGACTTCTATGACTATTACAAGGGGCAGATGGAGCCCTGGGATGGACCTGCTTTGGTATTGTTCAG TGATGGAAAGACTGTTGGAGCTTGCCTTGACCGCAATGGACTTCGACCAGCTAGATATTGGCGGACAAGTGATAATGTTGTCTATGTAGCCTCTGAG GTCGGAGTTCTTCCAATGGATGAATCGAAAGTCACCATGAAGGGTCGTCTAGGACCTGGTATGATGATATCTGTTGACTTAGAGAATGGACAG GTATATGAGAACACAGAAGTGAAGAAGCGGGTTGCATCATATAACCCATATGGAAAGTGGGTTAGTGAAAACCTGCGAAACCTGAAGCCTTCTAATTATCTCTCGTCAGCGATCCTGGAGACTGATGAGACCTTAAGACGCCAACA GGCGTTTGGCTACTCGAGTGAAGATGTTCAAATGGTAATTGAGTCGATGGCTGCACAAGGAAAAGAACCAACGTTTTGCATGGGGGATGATACTCCAGTGGCAGTATTGTCTCAAAAGCCACATATGCTTTATGATTATTTCAAGCAGCGGTTTGCTCAG GTTACAAATCCAGCTATTGACCCTCTCCGGGAAGGATTAGTCATGTCCCTTGAAGTTAATATTGGAAAGCGTGGAAATATATTGGAGGTTGGGCCTCAGAATGTTTCACAG GTTGTTTTGTCTGGTCCTGTGCTAAATGAACGGGAGCTTGAGGGTTTGCTTGGTGATCCACTgttaaaatctcaaatcttgCCCACATTTTTTGACATTCGTAGAGGAATTGAAGGATCTTTGAAGAAGGGTCTTCTAAAACTTTGTGAAGCTGCAGATGAAGCTGTTCGTAATGGTTCCCAAGTACTTGTTCTCTCAGACAGATCTGATAATCCG GAACCAACTCGACCTGCAATTCCAATGTTGTTGGCTGTGGGTGCTGTTCACCAACATCTGATCCAGAACGGTCTTCGGATGTCAGCTTCGATAATTGCAGATACAGCTCAGTGCTTTAGTACACATCACTTTGCCTGTTTGATTGGATATGGAGCAAG TGCTATATGCCCGCACCTAGCACTGGAGACGTGTAGACAGTGGCGTCTGAGCAACAAGACCGTGAACATGATGAGAAACGGAAAAATGCCTACTGTAACTATGGAACAGGCTCAGAAGAATTACCGCAAG GCTGTTAACACTGGTCTTCTTAAGGTTCTCTCTAAGATGGGCATCTCGTTATTCTCTAG TTATTGTGGAGcacaaatatttgaaatttatggATTGGGAAATGAGGTTGTGGAATTTTCGTTCCGTGGTAGTGCATCTCAAATTGGTGGATTAACTTTAGATGAG CTGGCTAGGGAGACGTTAACTTTCTGGGTGAGGGCATTTTCTGAGGATACAGCCAAACGGCTAGAGAACTTCGGTTTCATTCAGTTTAGGCCTGGAG GTGAATATCATGGAAACAACCCAGAAATGTCTAAATTACTTCATAAAGCCGTCCGCGAAAAGAGTGAGACAGCCTATGCAGTCTATCAGCAGCATTTAGCCAACCGTCCTATTACG GTTTTCCGCGATCTTCTTGAGTTCAAAAGTGACCGTAACCCTATCCCTGTTGGGAAGGTTGAGCCTGCTTCCTCTATCGTGGAACGGTTTTGTACAGGTGGAATGTCTCTTGGAGCAATCTCAAGAGAAACTCATGAGACAATTGCTATTGCAATGAACAGATTAGGAGGAAAATCCAACTCAGGGGAAGGAGGCGAG GATCCGATCCGCTGGAAGCCGCTAACAGATGTTGTTGATGGGTATTCTTCAACTCTGCCACATCTTAAAGGTCTTCGAAATGGGGATACGGCTACAAGTGCTATTAAGCAG GTTGCCTCAGGGCGTTTTGGTGTCACTCCGACGTTTTTGGTTAATGCGGACCAGTTGGAAATTAAAGTTGCTCAAGGGGCGAAGCCAGGTGAAGGTGGCCAACTTCCTGGGAAAAAAGTCAGCGCATATATTGCTAGACTTAGAAATTCTAAACCAGGAGTTCCGCTTATTTCTCCACCTCCACATCATGATATTTATTCCATAGAGGATCTGGCACAGTTGATCTTTGATCTCCATCAG GTCAACCCCAAGGCAAAAGTGTCAGTCAAGCTTGTATCAGAAACTGGAATAGGAACAGTTGCCTCCGGAGTAGCGAAGGCTAATGCCGATATCATACAG ATATCAGGATATGATGGTGGAACTGGAGCCAGCCCTATAAGTTCCATTAAGCATGCTGGTGGCCCGTGGGAGCTGGGACTAGCTGAAACCCAGAAG ACTCTCATTGGAAATGGACTAAGGGAAAGAGTTATTATCAGGGTTGATGGCGGATTCAAAAGTGGTGTGGATGTGTTGATAGCTGCAGCTATGGGCGCTGATGAGTATGGTTTTGGTACTCTGGCAATGATTGCCACAGGATGTATCATGGCTCGCATTTGCCACACTAATAACTGCCCCGTTGGTGTTGCCAGTCAG AGAGAGGAACTGCGTGCACGTTTCCCCGGTCTTCCTGGTGATCTTGTCAACTTCTTCTTGTATATTGCAGAGGAG GTGAGGGGCATATTAGCTCAGCTGGGATATGAAAAGTTGGATGATATAATTGGGCGGACAGATTTGCTAAAGGCTAGGGATATCTCGCTCGTGAAAACTCATCTCGACCTCAGTTATCTCTTATCT TCTGTTGGGCTACCAAAACGAAGCAGTACTTCCATTAGGAAGCAGGAGGTTCATTCAAATGGTCCTGTTCTTGATGATACTCTACTTCAGGATCCAGAG ATAATGGATGCAATTGAGAATGAAAAGACGGTTCACAAAACCATGAGTATATACAATGTAGATCGTTCTGTTTGCGGTCGGATTGCTGGGGTGATTGCGAAGAAATACGGAGACACTGGTTTTGCTGGACAACTGAACCTAAC GTTCACTGGAAGTGCTGGCCAATCTTTTGCATGTTTCCTAACTCCTGGAATGAATATACGTCTTGTGGGTGAAGCCAACGACTATGTGGGAAAG GGAATGGCGGGAGGTGAAGTTGTGATATTACCAGTGGAATCGACTGGTTTTCGTCCCGAAGACGCAACTATTGTAGGAAACACTTGTCTGTATGGTGCAACTGGTGGTTTATTATTTGTCAGAGGCAAAGCAGGGGAGAGATTTGCGGTTAGAAACTCTCTAGCTCAAGCTGTTGTTGAAGGCACTGGAGATCATTGCTGTGAATATATGACTGGTGGTTGTGTCGTTATACTTGGGAA AGTTGGTAGAAATGTAGCCGCTGGGATGACAGGTGGATTGGCATATATCCTTGACGAAGACAACACTCTCCTCCCTAAG ATGAACAAAGAGATAGTGAAGATCCAAAGAGTGACTTCACCAGTGGGACAAACACAGCTTAAAAGCCTGATCCAGGCTCATGTG GAGAAAACGGGAAGCAGCAAAGGGGCAATGATTGTGGAAGAGTGGGATAAGTATCTAGCAATGTTCTGGCAACTTGTACCTCCGAGTGAAGAAGACACACCTGAGGCTAACTCAGACCACATCCTGAAAACAACCACAGGAGATGAAGAACAGGTTTCAAGCACATTAGCAGAGAAGTAA